Part of the Cryptosporangium arvum DSM 44712 genome, GACAGCGCCTGGCTGGTGCAGCCCACCGCCGCGCCGCCACTGATCTGGGTGCGCGCCGCGACGCGGACCGGACGCCACCACCGCACCGACGACCTGGCCGCGGTGTTCGCCGCCGTGGCCGACGCCGACGAGCCGGGCGCCGACGACTCGGGGCTCGGGGTGCCGACCGGTTCGCACCCGGTGGCGATGGACGCCGACGGGCGGCTCGCCCGGCTGCTCGCGGCCGACGAGCCGGTGATCAGCCGGGTGGACGCGCCCCGCCTGGTCACCGACGCGCTGCCGGACGCACGCTGCTGGCTGGCGCTGCCGTTGGTCGCCCGGGGTGAACACCTGGGCGTGCTGCTGTTCGCGACCGGCGCGGAGAACGACTACGACGACGGCGTGGCCGAGATCGCCGGTGCGCTGGTGGGCCAGGGCATGGTGGCCTACGAGAACGCGCGGCTGTTCGCCGAGGTACGGCGGCTCGCGACGATCGACGGACTGACCGGGGTGGCCAACCGGCGGCACTTCTTCGAGCTGGCCGTGCAGGACGTCGAGGTCAGCCGCCGGGACGGTGCGGCGAGCTGGCCGGTCGCGGCGATGATGATCGACATCGACCACTTCAAGCGGGTCAACGACGAGCACGGACACCAGGTCGGCGACGAGGTGATCCAGGTCGTGGCGGCCCGGCTACGCAAGAACGGCCGTGGGCTCGGGCTGCTCGGGCGGTACGGCGGCGAGGAGTTCGTGCTGACGCTGCGCGCCGGAGCGGTGGAGGCCGCGCGGGTGGCCGACGAACTGCGTGCCGCGGTGGCCGACGAGCCGGTGCCCACCAGCGCCGGGCCGGTTCCGGTGACGATCAGCCTCGGGGTCACCTATCTGCGCGACGGCGACCTGGAGGGCGATCCCAGCGCGGACGCGCTGGTCAGCACACTGCTCCGGCGGGCGGACCGGTGCCTCTACCTGGCCAAGCACGCGGGCCGCAACCGCGTTCACGTGGGGTAGCCCACCTCCACGGTGAAGCCGTTGAGCACGGCGGTTCCGCTCAGGGCGTCCAGGTGCGTCGGGTCGGTGAGCGCGTTCGCGTTGACCCCCTCGGTCTGCGCGGCGACCCGCAGCCTCGTGCCCGGCAGGCCGTGACCGAAGCCGTGGGGCAGGCTGACCACACCGGGCATGATCGACGCGCTCGGCTCCAGCACCGTGGTCACCGCGCCGACCCGGGAGCTCACCCGCACCGGCTGACCGGGTTCGAGGCCGAGCCGGGCGGCGTCGTCGGGATTCATCTGCAGGGTGCACCGGTTGGACCCCCCGGCCAGCCCGCTGACGTTGTGCGACCAGCTGTTGTTCGTCCGCAGGTTGCGGCGGCCGACCAGCACGAACCCGTCGCGCCGGGCGTCGAGGCCGGACCGCAGCCGCGCCACGTCGGCGACGATCGGCGCCGGCGCGAGCTCCACCCGGCCCGACGCGGTGGCCAGCACGGCGTCCAGGGCCGGCTCCAGCGGGCCCAGGTCGAGGCCGTGCGGGGCGTCCAGCAGGGCCCGCAGTGACAACCCACCGGGGCGGGCGCCGAACGCGTCGCCGAACGAGCCGAGGCGCAGCATCAGGTCGAGACGACGTTCGGTGCCGTCGGCACCGGTGAGCTCGGCGGCCAGCGCGACCGGATCACGACCGTGCACCGGGGACGAGGGGTCCGCGACCGCGCGGGCCAGCGCTCCGCCGATCAGGCCCTCGTCGAGCTGGGCCGGGTCGGCGTCGGCACCCTGGCCGGCGGCGATCAGCGCGAGCCGGGCGAGGATCTCCGACTCGTTCGGACGGTCGGCGGCGCGCTCGAGGACGGGTGGGGAGTACCGGGCGACCCGCCGCACCGCGAAGCCGAGCAGCGCGACGTCGTAGTGGCCGGACTCGAGGATGCGCGCGGGCGGGAGGACGACGTCCGCGTGGCGCGTGGTCGCGTTCAGGTACGGGTCGACGCTGACCAGGAAGTCGAGCGTCGCGATCGCCCGGTCGAGCCCCGGACCGTCGGGGGTGGACAGCACCGGGTTGCCGGCCACCGTGACCAGCGCGCGGACCTGGCCCTCGCCGGGCGTGCGGATCTCGTCGGCCAGCGTGGCCACCGGGAGCTCGCCGATCACCTCCGGCAGGTGCCGGACCCGGCTGTGCCAGCGACCGGTGCGGAACGGCTTGCGCCACCGGGTGCGCCCGTGCGGCGGCATCCCGAACATGCCTCCGCCCGGCCGGTCGAGGTTGCCGGTCAACGCGGTGACGACGTCGACGAGCCAGCTCGTCAGGGTGCCGAACTCGGCCGTGGACGTGCCGACGCGGCCGTAGACGACCGCGGTGGACGCCGCGGCGAGCTCGCGGGCGAGCGTCGCGATCTCCTCGGCCCGGACGCCGCACACCCCGGCGACCGCGGCCGGCGGGAACTCCTTCGCGAGCGCGCGGAGCTCGTCGACGCCGGCGAACCGGTCGTCGGCAGTGGTCAGCTCCTCGTCGAAGAGCGTGTGCACGATGCCGAGCAGGAGGTAGGGATCGGTGCCGGGCCGGATGAACAGGTGCCGGTCGGCGAGGGCCGCGGTGCGGGTGCGGCGGGGGTCGACGACGACGAGCCGGCCGCCGCGTGCCTTCAGTGCCTTGAGCCGGCCGGGGAAATCAGGCGCGGTGCAGAGGCTGCCGTTGGATTCCAGCGGGTTCGCGCCGAGCATCAGCAGGTAGTCGGTACGGTCGAGATCGGGCACCGGGATCGCGGTGGGGTCACCGAACATCAGCCCGGCCGAGACGTGCTTGGGCAGCTGGTCGACGCTGGCGGCGGTGTAGACGTTCGTCGTTCCCAGCGCCTTGCGCAGCGCCGGGAGGTAGAGCTGACCGCCGAGCGTGTGCGCGCTGGGGTTGCCGACGTAGAGCGCCACGGCGTCGCGCCCGTACGCGGACGCGACCCGGCCGAGCCCCTCCTCGACGGCCGCGAACGCCTCGGCCCAGGTGGCGGGCTCCAGCACGCCGCCGCGCCGGACGAGCGGCCCGGTGAGGCGATCGGGGTCCTGGTCGAGCTCGCCGAGCGTCGCGCCCTTCGGACAGAGGAAGCCGCGGCTGAACACGTCGTCCCGATCGCCCCGGACGCGGACGACGTCCCGGCCCTCGAGCGTGATCTCGAGGCCGCAGACGGCTTCGCAGAGCGGGCAGGTGCGGTACGCCGTGCGGGTCAAGTCGACCACCTCCGGACCACAGTCTGGACCGACCCACCGACAAAATCGCCGGTGTTCGGCGAACACCGGCGACTTCACCGATCCACCGGCGTCAGAGCAGCGCGGCCGCCAGGGTGCGGAACGCCTCCCGCGGGAACTCGGGGCGATCGACGCCGAGCACCTGGATCGTCACCTCGTCGGCACCGGCTTCGTAGTGCTTCTCCAGCCCGGCCACGACCTGCTCGGGTGTGCCCCACGGGATCAGCGCGTCGACCAGCCGGTCGCTGCCCCCGTCGGCGAAGTCCGCCTCGGTCCAGCCGAAGCGCAGCAGGTTCTGGGTGTAGTTCGGCAGCGTCAGATAGCCCGCCGTGTACTCCCTCGCGACGGCGCGCGCTCGCTCGGCGTCGGCTTCGAGGACGACCGCCACCTCGGGCGCGAGCAGCGCTCCGGGCCCGAGCGCCGCACGGGCCTCCGCGGTGTGTTCGACCGGGATGAAGTACGGGTGCGCTCCGCGCGACCGGTCGCGGGAGAGCTCGAGCATGCGCGGCCCGAGCGCGGCGAGGACGCGCTGTTCGGGGGCGACTCCGGCGGCGTCCAGCGCGTCCAGGTACTCGACCATCTTGGAGTAGGGCTTCCGGTACTGCCGGTCGTCGTTGTCGACGACCACCGCGTGGCTCGTCCCGAGCCCGAGCAGGAACCGGCCGGGGTGGTCCCGTTCGGCGTCGGCGACGAAGCCGGCGACGTCGGCCGGGTCCGAGTGCCAGATGCTGAGGATTCCGGGGGCGATGCCGATCCGCTTCGTCCCGTCGAGAAGCTCCCGGAAACGGGGCGGAACGCCGTCCCGGAAACCGGCCGAGAACCAGATCCGGGTGTATCCCAGCTCTTCGAGTTCGACGGCGGTCTCGAGAACGGCGTCCCGATCCTTGGAGGCGAGGAAGTAGGGCTGCCAGACACTCACGAGTCGTTCTGCCATACCCCCGACAGTATTACCGGAGTCCGGTGAACGAAGGGCGACGGAACTCAGAGCACGGACACCAGCGGGAACGTGGTCGCGGGAGGCCTCGGGCCGCCGGGCTGGGGTTTGCCGAACAACCACCCCTGCAGACGGTCGGCGCCCGCGGCCACCAGCGCCTGCGACTGTTCCTGGGTCTCCACGCCCTCGGCGACGACCTCCAGCCCCAGCGTGTGCGCGAGGTCGATGCAGGCGCGGGCGATCGCGGCCGCGGCCGGGTCGTCGAGCTTCGCGGTCAGCGACCGGTCGAGCTTGAGTTCGGTGGCCGGCAGCCGCTGCAGGTACGACAGCGCCGAATAGCCGGTGCCGAAGTCGTCGATCGCGACGCCGACGCCGGCCCGGCGCAGCGCCGCGAGGACGTCCCGGCCGGTGTCCAGGTCGCCGATCGCGACCTGCTCGGTGATCTCCACGGTCAGCGCGGAGGGTGGCAGGCCCCGCCTGGACAGTCCGTCCAGGATCTCCTCGACGAGGGCCGGGTGGAGCAGGTCGGAGGCGGCGAGGTTCACCGAGACCTGCACGGTCGAACCCGCCCGCCACCACCGGGCGGCCTGGTTCAGCGCCAGGTCTATGACCCGCCGGGTGAGGAACGGCGTCAGCCCGGTGCGCTCGGCGAGCCCGAGGAACTGGTCCGGCGCGATCGTCCCGTGCAGCGGGTGATGCCAGCGCACCAACGCCTCCACGCGGGGCGGCGCGGTCACGTCGGTGGCCACCAGCGCCTGGTAGTGCAGCTCGAGCGCTCCGTGCGGCGCCACCCCGGACGTCGTGCCGGTCAGCATCGCCCGCAGCTCGGACGCCCGCTCCAGCGAGTCGCGCTGCCGGTCGGGGCCGAGCGAGTCGTAGCGCACCCAGCCGCGCCGCTCGGTCTTCGCGCGGTACATCGCGGTGTCCGCGCAGCGCAGCAGCTCGAGCGTGCGCTCGCCGACGGTGCGGCCGACCGGCGCGTCCCCCTCGACCGCGATGCCGATGCTGACGTCGGTCGGCACCACGATGCCGCCGACCGGGAGCGGGCTGCGCACCGCGGCCAGCAGACTCTCGGCGAGCTGCTCGACCGCACCGTGCGCGGTGAGCACGGCGAACTCGTCGCCCCCGAGGCGCGCCAGCAGGTCGTCCGACTCGAGCGCGCCGGCCAGCCGGGGGGCGAGCGCCGCCAGGAGCTGGTCGCCGACCTGGTGCCCGAGGCCGTCGTTGACCTCCTTGAACCGGTCGAGGTCCAGCAGCAGGATCGCGTGCGTGCGACGGGTGTCAGCGGCCAGCGCCTCCTCGACGCCGCGGAGGAACCCGCGCCGGTTGTAGAGACCGGTGAGCTCGTCGGTGATCGCCAGCCGGTGCTGTTCGCCCGCGTCGAGCAGCGCGCGGACGCCGAAACCGACGCGCGCCAGCGCCGCCAGCACGCAGAAGGCCGCCAGTATTTCGGCCACCGGCGGCTGCTCGGTGAGCGCGCCGACGACGAGCACGATCACCGCCGACCCGGCGCACAGCAGCGGAGCGAGCAGTGTCCGCAGGTCGATCGGGCGGTCGGCCATCCGCCGGGAGCGCTGCCAGGCCGACGCCGCGAGCAGCAGGCCGATCACGCCGGCGAGCTGGTCCACCCGCTCGACGTCCGCACCCCCGTCCGCGAGCACGCGGCTGACCAGGCCGTTGGCGACGGCGAACACGAGAACGGTCGCCGAGAGCAGCCGCCAGCGGTTGTCCAGGCGCCAGCCGGCCAGCGCCGCGATCGAACCGATCATCCCGACCAGCACCATGGTCAGCGCCGGGTACCCGAGCGTCACGATCGCGTCCAGCGGCGACACGCCGGTCCAGTTCAGCACCGAGCGGCCGAGCACCAGCGCCATCACGGCCGCACCCAGCGTCCCCGCGACGACGGCGTCCCAGACCCGGACCGCCCCGACGCCACCGACGAGCGGCCGGGACAGCAGCCAGACGGCGAGGCCCAGCAGCGGTAGCGGGGGCAGCCAGAACGCGTCGGCGAGCGAGAACGACGGGAGCGGGTCACCGGAGGAGAGAAGCCGGTCCCAGACGACGTACCCGGCCCCGTTGAAGGCCGCGACCGCGGCGATCAGCGCCCAGGCCACGCGCTGGGACGGCATCAGGACGCAGCGCAGGCCGACCAGAACGGCGCTGGTCAGCAGGATGATCTCGATCAGGGCCCAGGACGACCAGAGGTGCAGGGGCGAGCGCTCGCCGTGCCCCGTCCAGACCCAGCCGAGGTGGACGACGAGCGCGGTGCCGAGCAGCGCGCAGACCCAGCGGACGGCCCGGGCGACGACTACCGCCCCGGGGCGCTCGGCCATGGCTGATCTCCTCCGGCTCCGGGCGCCGGGGGCGGCCCCTCGTCATCTGGAGTCGTCCGAATCGGCCCCGACCTGAGACGTCCGGACAGGATACGACGGCTATCCCCAGCGAGGTGAACGGTGACTACCTGAAGGCGTTCGATTGGCGTAGCGTAACTTCGAACACGCGTTCGAAAACAACGGGGAGCGCCCATGTCTGCGGTACCGATCGCCGTGTACGGCGCCACCGGCCACACCGGCCGGGTGGTGGCCACCGAACTGCTGGCTCGCGGTCATCCGGTCGTCCTGGGCGGGCGGGACGCCGCCGGCCTGATCGAGTTCGCCACCGATCTGGGCGAAGGTGATCGGGTGACGGTCCGGCCGGCCGCGCTCGACGACCCGGAGGCGTTACGCGCGCTGGCCGCCAGCGCGCCGGTGCTCATCCACTGCGCCGGGCCGTACGCGCTCACCGGCCCGCCGGTCGTCGCCGCGGCCATCGACGTCGGCACCCACTACATCGACCACGCCGTCGAGGTGCACCACGTCCAGGACCTGTTCGGGTCCTACGCCGGGGCCGGGGTGCAGATCGTGCCCGGGATGAGCTTCTACGGCGGCCTCGGTGACCTGCTGGCCGCGCTCGCCGCGGACGGCCTGGAGAACGTCGAGAAGGTCACGGTCGGCTACGCGGTGAGCGGCTGGCGGATGACCACCGGCGCTCGCCGCACCGCCGATCTGCTGATCAACGAGGTCGAGCGGATCACGTTCACCGAGGGTGCCCAGCGGGTCGGCCCGCTGCCGATGTACACCACGACCTACGTCTTCCCCGCTCCGCTCGGTCCGCGGATGATGATCGGCCCGTTCCCCACCGGCGACGCCGTGACGATCCCGCGGCACGTCCCCACCGCCGAGGTCGAGGTGCTGCTGACCGCGACGACGTTCACCGAGCCGCAGGTCTTCACGTCCGAACACGTCGACGACACCGAGCGCGCCGCGACCGCGTTCACGGTGGCGGCCGAGGTGGTCGCGGGCGGCGTTCACCGCACCGCCCACGTCACCGGTCACGACATCTGGTGGGCGGGCGCGGTGGCGTCGGTGGAGGCCGCGCTCGACCTCGCGTCGGACCACCACCGCGGGCCGAAGACCGGCGTCCACAGCCCGGCGGAGGCTTTCCCCGCCGGGCCGTTCCTGCGACGTCTGGAGGAGCTCGGTGCGTTCGTGCTCGCCGTCAGCTGACCGTCAACCGCACCAGCTGCGGGTCGTGGTCGCTGGCCTGATCGGCGTACTCGGCGTTGACGTGCACGACGTCGTAGGAGTACGCCCGCGCCGCCGCGCGGCTGAGCAGGATGTGGTCGAGCACCTGCGAGTTGCCGTCGAAGACGTAGGTGTACCGCTCGGCCACCGGCAGGGTCGCCGGCAGGTCCACCAGTTGCGAGCCGGCCAGCGTCTTCACCGTCGGGGAGAACTCGAAGTCGTTGAGGTCCCCGACGACCGCGATGCGGGCCTGCGGATCCTTCGCCAGCAACTGCTTCACGAACGTGTTCACCAGCGCCGCCTGCCGGCCGCGCTTGGCCGCCGACGACTGCGCCGGGGGCTGGAACCGGCCGAACAGCGGCTGGTCGCCCCCCTTGGAGACGAAGTGGTTCGCGATCACGAAGACCGACCGGCCGCGGAACACGAACTCGCCGGCCAGCGGCTTGCGGCTGTCGGCCCAGGCGGTGTCGGCCGGGGCGATCCGGCCCGGGTTGAGCGACAGGTGCCCGGCGCTCGTCACCGCGACCGGCGTG contains:
- a CDS encoding molybdopterin-dependent oxidoreductase, translated to MTRTAYRTCPLCEAVCGLEITLEGRDVVRVRGDRDDVFSRGFLCPKGATLGELDQDPDRLTGPLVRRGGVLEPATWAEAFAAVEEGLGRVASAYGRDAVALYVGNPSAHTLGGQLYLPALRKALGTTNVYTAASVDQLPKHVSAGLMFGDPTAIPVPDLDRTDYLLMLGANPLESNGSLCTAPDFPGRLKALKARGGRLVVVDPRRTRTAALADRHLFIRPGTDPYLLLGIVHTLFDEELTTADDRFAGVDELRALAKEFPPAAVAGVCGVRAEEIATLARELAAASTAVVYGRVGTSTAEFGTLTSWLVDVVTALTGNLDRPGGGMFGMPPHGRTRWRKPFRTGRWHSRVRHLPEVIGELPVATLADEIRTPGEGQVRALVTVAGNPVLSTPDGPGLDRAIATLDFLVSVDPYLNATTRHADVVLPPARILESGHYDVALLGFAVRRVARYSPPVLERAADRPNESEILARLALIAAGQGADADPAQLDEGLIGGALARAVADPSSPVHGRDPVALAAELTGADGTERRLDLMLRLGSFGDAFGARPGGLSLRALLDAPHGLDLGPLEPALDAVLATASGRVELAPAPIVADVARLRSGLDARRDGFVLVGRRNLRTNNSWSHNVSGLAGGSNRCTLQMNPDDAARLGLEPGQPVRVSSRVGAVTTVLEPSASIMPGVVSLPHGFGHGLPGTRLRVAAQTEGVNANALTDPTHLDALSGTAVLNGFTVEVGYPT
- a CDS encoding saccharopine dehydrogenase NADP-binding domain-containing protein, whose amino-acid sequence is MSAVPIAVYGATGHTGRVVATELLARGHPVVLGGRDAAGLIEFATDLGEGDRVTVRPAALDDPEALRALAASAPVLIHCAGPYALTGPPVVAAAIDVGTHYIDHAVEVHHVQDLFGSYAGAGVQIVPGMSFYGGLGDLLAALAADGLENVEKVTVGYAVSGWRMTTGARRTADLLINEVERITFTEGAQRVGPLPMYTTTYVFPAPLGPRMMIGPFPTGDAVTIPRHVPTAEVEVLLTATTFTEPQVFTSEHVDDTERAATAFTVAAEVVAGGVHRTAHVTGHDIWWAGAVASVEAALDLASDHHRGPKTGVHSPAEAFPAGPFLRRLEELGAFVLAVS
- a CDS encoding TIGR03620 family F420-dependent LLM class oxidoreductase, which codes for MAERLVSVWQPYFLASKDRDAVLETAVELEELGYTRIWFSAGFRDGVPPRFRELLDGTKRIGIAPGILSIWHSDPADVAGFVADAERDHPGRFLLGLGTSHAVVVDNDDRQYRKPYSKMVEYLDALDAAGVAPEQRVLAALGPRMLELSRDRSRGAHPYFIPVEHTAEARAALGPGALLAPEVAVVLEADAERARAVAREYTAGYLTLPNYTQNLLRFGWTEADFADGGSDRLVDALIPWGTPEQVVAGLEKHYEAGADEVTIQVLGVDRPEFPREAFRTLAAALL
- a CDS encoding putative bifunctional diguanylate cyclase/phosphodiesterase, with amino-acid sequence MAERPGAVVVARAVRWVCALLGTALVVHLGWVWTGHGERSPLHLWSSWALIEIILLTSAVLVGLRCVLMPSQRVAWALIAAVAAFNGAGYVVWDRLLSSGDPLPSFSLADAFWLPPLPLLGLAVWLLSRPLVGGVGAVRVWDAVVAGTLGAAVMALVLGRSVLNWTGVSPLDAIVTLGYPALTMVLVGMIGSIAALAGWRLDNRWRLLSATVLVFAVANGLVSRVLADGGADVERVDQLAGVIGLLLAASAWQRSRRMADRPIDLRTLLAPLLCAGSAVIVLVVGALTEQPPVAEILAAFCVLAALARVGFGVRALLDAGEQHRLAITDELTGLYNRRGFLRGVEEALAADTRRTHAILLLDLDRFKEVNDGLGHQVGDQLLAALAPRLAGALESDDLLARLGGDEFAVLTAHGAVEQLAESLLAAVRSPLPVGGIVVPTDVSIGIAVEGDAPVGRTVGERTLELLRCADTAMYRAKTERRGWVRYDSLGPDRQRDSLERASELRAMLTGTTSGVAPHGALELHYQALVATDVTAPPRVEALVRWHHPLHGTIAPDQFLGLAERTGLTPFLTRRVIDLALNQAARWWRAGSTVQVSVNLAASDLLHPALVEEILDGLSRRGLPPSALTVEITEQVAIGDLDTGRDVLAALRRAGVGVAIDDFGTGYSALSYLQRLPATELKLDRSLTAKLDDPAAAAIARACIDLAHTLGLEVVAEGVETQEQSQALVAAGADRLQGWLFGKPQPGGPRPPATTFPLVSVL